TCGGCGTCCTGACCCGCGAACGACCCGGCGCCGATCTCACCTTTTCGCGGGTGAAGATCCCGCGCAACCAGGTCCGGTTCGTCCAGCTCGGCGAGGACGACCGCTACGTGCTCCTTGAGGACATCGTCCGAGCGAACCTCGACCTGCTGTTTCCGGACGTCGAAGTGGTCGACACGGCCCTGTTCCGGGTGACGCGAAACGCCGAGGTCCGCCGCGACGAGGAGGTCGCCGAGGACCTCATCGAGATGATCGAGGAGGTTCTGGAGGAGCGCCGGTTCGCCACCGTCGTCCGCCTCGAGATCGAACGCGACGCCCCCGAGAAGATCCTCGAGATCCTCAGGCGCGAACTCGAACTCGATGAGCGGGAGGTGTTCCACCTCGATGGGCCGCTCGACTACCGGGACTTCTTCGAACTGGCTGCCCTCGATCGGCCGGAACTGCAGTTGCCCGACTGGACGCCCCAGCCACACCCGCGGCTGGGCACCCGCGAGGACGGCCGCCCCATCTTCGACGTGATCCGCGACCGCGACGTCCTCGTCCACCACCCTTACCACGCCTTCGAAGACACCGTCCAGCGGTTCTTAGAAGAGGCGGCCAACGACCCTGATGTACTGGCGATCAAGGCGGCGATCTACCGCACGGCCAGCGACTCGAAGATAATCGAGACGCTCATCGAGGCCGCCCGCAACGGGAAACAGGTCGCGGTTATGGTCGAGCTGAAGGCCCGCTTCGACGAGGAGAACAACCTCGAGTGGGCGAAGAAACTCGAGGAGGCGGGGATCCACGTCGCCTACGGGACGATCGGCTACAAGACCCACACGAAGACCTCGCTGGTCGTCCGCGAGGAAGAGGACGGCGTCCAGCTGTACTCCCACATCGGCACCGGTAACTACCACTCCGAGACCGCCAAGCAGTACGAGGACCTCGGCCTGCTGACCGCCGACCCCGATATCGGACAGGACCTCGTGCGCGTGTTCAACTACTTCACGGGCCACTCGATGCACCGCGACTACCGCAAACTGCTCGTCGCTCCCGGCAACATGCGCGAGCGGTTCGTCGACCTCGTTCGGACGGTCGCCCAGCGCGCCCGCGACGGTGAGGACGCCCGCATCGTCGCTAAGATGAACCGGTTAGAGGATCCACAGCTCGTCCGCGAACTCTACCGCGCGTCGATAGCCGGCGTCGACATCGACCTCGTCGTTCGCGACATCTGTCGGCTCCGGCCCGGACTCGAGGACGTCAGCGAGAACATCGCCGTCCACAGCGTCGTCGGCCGGTTCCTCGAGCACTCGCGGATCTTCTACTTCCGGGCGGGCGACGAGGACTGCTACTACACCGGCTCGGCCGACTGGATGACCCGGAACCTCGACAACCGCGTCGAGGCGGTCACCCCGATCGAGGATCCGCGCCTCCAGTCCCGGCTCGACGAAATCCTCGAGATGCTCCTCCAGGACACCCGAAACCGATGGGTGATGCAATCGGACGGCACCTACGAGCGGTGCCGGGAGCGGGTCGACGAGGCGACGACGGACATCCACGCGACGTTCATGGAATCGGCTCGAGAACAGACGACGCGACACTGACCGGCGTGAAGCCGGCTTTCGGTCCGTCACGTCCGACGCCCTCATCACTCCGATCGGGCACGTCACGTCCAGGCATATTCGCCACCGGCGCTCGAGATCGTCGGTAGACCGCACCGGAGCGACTACGTTTCGTCGCCCTTCGTCCACTGATAATCCACCGCACACTTTTCAATAGTACTGATGTTCTCGAAACCATGACTGAGTGGACCACGACGCGGCGCGGAGTGGTCGTCGCCGCCGGCGTTGGCCTCGCCGGCTGTCTCGGGAGCAGCGACGACGACGGCGGGAACGGGAATTCGAACGAGAACGGCGAAGACGGAACGGAGGACTCGACCGAACGGGTCAACGGCGTTCCGGCGGGGGACATCGAGGCCCGCCGGGAGCAGATGCCAGACCCTGGGGTCGCGGTCGACTGGTCGACTGCGCGGGAGTTCCGAAAGTGGCTGTTCGACGACGGCAACGAGAGCAACGGCCGGTTCGACTACACGGCGGACCTGCCGCCCGCAGAGGACGTCGACTCTCCCGTCATCGAGGTGCTCGACGTCTATCCGGACCAGGTCGATGCGCTCGTCAGCCAGGGGACGACGCAGGTCGTCCTCGGCCAGTTCGACGCCGACGCGCTCGAGACGCAACTCGCGGAGTCGGACCGGTACGAGGTCGCTGACGAGTACGGCGGCTACGCCGTCGCCGACGGCGCCGACGACGAAACGTCCGCGGGACCGATCGCCGTCGGGGACGACGCGCTCATCCTCGGCTCCGGCTACGAGAACCCGATCGACGCCAGACACGGCGACCGCGACCGACTCGAGGACGTCGACCCGTGGATGACGCACCTGCTCGAGACGCTGCCTGAGGAGCCGCTCGTCACCGGCGAGTATCTGGAACCGCTCGTCGACGCCATCGACATCCCCGAGATCTACTGCTGGGGGCTGTCGATGCCGGGGCGCGACCCCGAGACGGCGACCTGGGCGTTCGTCTTCGACGATCCCGACGATATCACCGATGACGTTCGCACGGAGCTTCGGACGCTGGCCGACGAGGTCGATACCCTCGAGGTCGACGGGCGCACGCTGACGATGGACGGAACGGTTCCCGAGAACTCCGATGCGGGGCAGTGAGACGCCGTCGGGATACCGGTCAGTCCGACGCGGCCACCGAGAGTTCCGGCAGCCACCGAACGAGCACGATCGCGCAGACGACGAACGCCGCCAGCACAACGTAGCCCTCGTCGAAAAAGCCTCGTTCGGCGAGCGCGCCGAACAGGACGGGACTCGCGGCGCCGATCGTCATGTAGGTGCTCCGCAGGAACCCAACGCCCGTTCCCTGCATGTCCGTCGGGAACGCCGCGGTCATGTACGGCAGCGTGATCGTCCCGTACCCCAGGATGCTCGAGAGTAGCACGGTCCCGGCGACGATCGGCCAGAACCCCTCGAGGAACGGGAGGGCGACGAGCGCGACGGCCATGACGCCCAGAACGATCGGCAACGACCGTCGAATCCCGAACTCGTCGTAGAGCCGCCCGGTCGTCGGCTGGACGACGATGCCGAGCGCGAAGAACGCGCTGAACAGCGCCGTCGCGACCCCCTCCGAGAACCCCTTGACCTCGATCAGGTAGGTCGGATAGAAGCCCGTAAACGCCTGCCAGACGCAGTAGGTAAGGATCTGAATCGCCGTCACGACGACGATCTCCCGGCGGCGCAACTGAGCCCCTACGTACCGGACGGTCTCGAGCGAGAGGCTGTCGACGGCGCTACCCTCGCCGGAGGTTCGGCCGGGGACGACGGCCCAGAGCAGGCCGGCGACCAGCAGGAAGACGGGCGCGGCGATACCGAAGCCGAACTGCCAGGCCAGCGTCGTCGCGATGGCGCCGGCCGCGAGCGGGAGCGCGGCGTTCCCGACTTCACCGGCGGCCATCGTGACGCCGACCGCGGTCCCCGCGTTGTTCGGGAAGACGTCCGAGAGGATGGTGAACCGGGCGACGCCGTACAGCGCCGTCCCGAAGCCGAAACAGGCCGTCGCGAGATAGACCAGCGCCGCCGAGTCGGCGACGGCGACGACGCCGACCGCTATCGCCGAGACGAGCGAGCTCGCCACGAGGATGTTCCCCTCCCCGAGGCGGTCGGCGAGGATCCCGCCGGGAAGCTGTCCGAGCGCGTACGCGAGCCACAGCGCCGTCAGCAGGAACCCCGCCGTCGTCAGGTCGAGGCCGTAGGCCTCTCGCAGGAAGGGTAACAACACGGGATAGGTGAGTCGGACGCCAATCGAGAAACACCAGCCGGTGGCGACGGCGAACAGGATCTTCCCGCGACCCTCCGCGAGCACCGATCGGATCCGCGACACTCGTTCGAACCGCTGCAACCGAGACACTGGCCGCCACGTTGGAGGCAAGCGGTGTTGAGCCCTCCTGAACGGTACGGTGTTGCCGATACCGGAACCCACAGAGCCACGCGATCGGTGACACCGGCCAACCCATCAAAAAGATAATAGTATCTCACCGATGTTTCGATCGTATGTCCGCGATCGAACTCCGCGGGGTGACCAAACGCTACCGGCGGTTCGGTATCCGCGGCAGCCGAACGGTCACCGCCCTCCACGACCTCGATCTCACCGTGCGCTCCGGCGAGATCTTCGGCTTTCTCGGCCCGAACGGCGCCGGGAAGTCGACGACGATCGACCTCCTGTTGGACTACGCCGCCCCCACCTCGGGCTCGGTCCGCGTCCTCGGCCACGACGTCGCGACCGAGAGCGCGGCCGTCCGCGACCGGATCGGCGTCCTGCCCGATGGCTACGGCCCGATCGGCGACCGAACGGGCCGCGATCACGTCGAGTTCGCCATCGACGCCAAGGACGCCGATGACGACCCCGACGACCTCATCGACCGCGTCGGGATGCAGGGCCCGGCCGACTACCCCGTTGCGGAGTACTCGAAGGGGATGGCCCAGCGGCTCATGCTCGCCGTGGCGCTGGCGGGCGAACCGGACCTCCTCGTTCTGGACGAGCCCTCGACTGGACTCGATCCCAACGGTGCGCGCACCAGCGCCGGATCGTCCGCGAGGAAAACGAGCGCGGCGCGACCGTCTTCTTCTCGAGTCACATCATGGAGCAGGTCGAGGCGGTCTGCGACCGCGTCGGGATCTTAGACGGCGGCGAACTCGTCGCCGTCGACTCGATCGACGCGCTGCGCGAGTCGGCCGGCGGCTCGGCGGCCGTGACGCTCGAACTCTCCTCGATTCCCGGCGACGTTGTCGACTACGTCCGGGCCCTCGAGGGCGTGGTCGGCGTCGAGATCGACGAGCCGTCGGTGACGGTCGCCTGCGACGACGCAACGAAGGCGGCGGTCGTCGCGGCCTTCTACGACTCGCCGACGACCGTCCGGGACGTCACGACCAGCGAAACCTCCCTCGAGGACCTGTTCGAACGCTACACGCGAGGTGTCGCCCAGTGAGTCGACTGGCCGCCCTCGCGCTGTTCGTCCGCGAGGACCTCCGCGATACGCTCCGGGAGCGGCAGCTGTACCTGCTGGTCGGGATCTACGTCCTCCTTGGCGCGCTCCTGACCTATTCGGAGGGCCGGACGGCGGCGCAGCTGTCCGGAAGCGCGCCCGACCTGACGACGGGACTGTACGCGCTGTTCTCGATGCTGACGCCGCTGCTGGCGCTCGGCTTCTTCGCGTCCACGGTCGTCGAAAAGCGTTCGAGCGGCGCCCTCAAGGTCGTTCTCGGTCTCCCGATCGATCGCGCCACGGTCGTCTTCGGAACCTTCCTCGCGCGGAGCCTCGTCATCTGCGCGGCGATCGGCGTCTCGCTGGTCGCCGCCGTTCCGGTCGGCCTGGTCGTCGGGCTCTCCGTCGATCCCGTGTAGTTCGGCGGCGTCGCGGGCGCCCTCGCGCTGCTTTCCGTGACGTTCACCGCGCTCGCCGTCGGCCTCTCGGCGACTGTTCGCACCTCGACGCGGGCGACGATCGCCGCCTTCGGCGTCTTCGTCCTGTTTTTCTTCCAGCTGTGGGCCCAGTTTCCGCAGATCGTCCTCTACGTCCGACACGGCTTCTCGTGGCCCGCGACGACCCCCGAGTGGGTGACCTTCGTCGATGCGCTGAACCCGATGGCGGCGTACACCTATCTGCTCGCCGGATTCTTCCCCGACCTCGAGGGAGGGACGTTCGTCACCCCGCCGGTCGACCCCGCGTTCTACCAGCGACCGGCGTTCGCGGTCGCGGTACTGGCCGGCTGGATCGTCCTCGCGCTCGGCGTCGGTTACTGGCGGTTCCGGACGACGGATCTCTGAGGTGGCCGGAAAGCGGTTCGAACAACGAGAGCGTACAATTCGACTGACGGACTTCAGACCGGTCCGAACTCGAGTACCAGTGTGGCCAGCAGGCCGGCGTAGATGGGGATCGTCAGGTTGTCGTCGACGATGAAATCGCCGATCCTGAGCTTGACGCCGTCGGCGACGGTCGCCCCGACCGCGGCCGCGACGACGGCCAGCGGCGTCTCGTGGAGAAAGAGCGCGGCGATGAGCGTCGAGACGACGAACATCGTGACCAACACCTTCGGCCCCTTGACGAACTTGAGGCTGTCGTCGGAGACGGTCCCACTGATCGGATCGCCGATCGCGAGCATCAACATCGACGGGAGAGCGACCCGCGGCTCGAAGAACAGCACGGCGACCGTCATGCTGAGCATGTAGTAGCCGTAGCCGGCGAACTGGTCCTGTTCGTACT
This genomic window from Haloterrigena salifodinae contains:
- the ppk1 gene encoding polyphosphate kinase 1; this encodes MKGDDTSEADRAEQWNRPTERPNRTNRDDDVPTARAMSDGGSSADDADATAEEEVDDAALAYDGDADDAPAADPGDGTGSEPDADDSAPTNAVSADTLSVDEATVADAAASTDAASGAGGARAESVDLSDPRYYLNREHSVLEFQRRVLHEAMDEKNPLLERVKFLAIFTTNVDEFIRKRVGGLKQQIAAGITEETPDGRTPREQWREVLSEARSLLERQSRCYREEIRPALDEEGIHIVDYDELSTAEQREVRNYFESSVLPTLTPLTFDPAHPFPFISNQSLSLGVLTRERPGADLTFSRVKIPRNQVRFVQLGEDDRYVLLEDIVRANLDLLFPDVEVVDTALFRVTRNAEVRRDEEVAEDLIEMIEEVLEERRFATVVRLEIERDAPEKILEILRRELELDEREVFHLDGPLDYRDFFELAALDRPELQLPDWTPQPHPRLGTREDGRPIFDVIRDRDVLVHHPYHAFEDTVQRFLEEAANDPDVLAIKAAIYRTASDSKIIETLIEAARNGKQVAVMVELKARFDEENNLEWAKKLEEAGIHVAYGTIGYKTHTKTSLVVREEEDGVQLYSHIGTGNYHSETAKQYEDLGLLTADPDIGQDLVRVFNYFTGHSMHRDYRKLLVAPGNMRERFVDLVRTVAQRARDGEDARIVAKMNRLEDPQLVRELYRASIAGVDIDLVVRDICRLRPGLEDVSENIAVHSVVGRFLEHSRIFYFRAGDEDCYYTGSADWMTRNLDNRVEAVTPIEDPRLQSRLDEILEMLLQDTRNRWVMQSDGTYERCRERVDEATTDIHATFMESAREQTTRH
- a CDS encoding MFS transporter, producing the protein MQRFERVSRIRSVLAEGRGKILFAVATGWCFSIGVRLTYPVLLPFLREAYGLDLTTAGFLLTALWLAYALGQLPGGILADRLGEGNILVASSLVSAIAVGVVAVADSAALVYLATACFGFGTALYGVARFTILSDVFPNNAGTAVGVTMAAGEVGNAALPLAAGAIATTLAWQFGFGIAAPVFLLVAGLLWAVVPGRTSGEGSAVDSLSLETVRYVGAQLRRREIVVVTAIQILTYCVWQAFTGFYPTYLIEVKGFSEGVATALFSAFFALGIVVQPTTGRLYDEFGIRRSLPIVLGVMAVALVALPFLEGFWPIVAGTVLLSSILGYGTITLPYMTAAFPTDMQGTGVGFLRSTYMTIGAASPVLFGALAERGFFDEGYVVLAAFVVCAIVLVRWLPELSVAASD
- a CDS encoding dolichol kinase, whose translation is MADELKRRAVHASGAGLVALYLLAAQFDLGLTWDRFQLLMGLLAVGTIALEFLRLYVGVELSLYDSLTREYEQDQFAGYGYYMLSMTVAVLFFEPRVALPSMLMLAIGDPISGTVSDDSLKFVKGPKVLVTMFVVSTLIAALFLHETPLAVVAAAVGATVADGVKLRIGDFIVDDNLTIPIYAGLLATLVLEFGPV